One Stenotrophomonas oahuensis genomic region harbors:
- a CDS encoding PepSY-associated TM helix domain-containing protein, translating into MATPSSSVQQQQSRGFWLRTLHQWHWISSAVCLIGMILFAATGLTLNHAAKIESTPQVVNQQLQLPADLLAKLGDREDGNAPIPRPATRWLDRELGISIGRRPAEWSPEEIYLSLPRPGGDAWLSIDRETGSVEYESTARGWVSYFNDLHKGRNAGPAWGWFLDIFAVACLVFCITGLFLLHLHARQRRMTWPLVGVGLMVPLLIALILIH; encoded by the coding sequence TTGGCCACCCCGTCTTCCAGCGTGCAGCAGCAACAGTCCCGTGGCTTCTGGCTGCGCACCCTGCACCAGTGGCACTGGATCAGCTCGGCGGTGTGCCTGATTGGCATGATCCTGTTCGCCGCTACCGGCCTTACCCTGAACCACGCGGCGAAGATCGAATCCACCCCGCAGGTGGTCAACCAGCAGCTGCAGCTGCCGGCCGACCTGCTGGCCAAGCTCGGTGACCGCGAGGACGGCAACGCCCCCATCCCCCGCCCGGCCACGCGATGGCTGGACCGCGAACTGGGCATCTCGATCGGCCGCCGGCCGGCCGAGTGGTCGCCGGAGGAAATCTATCTGTCCCTGCCCCGCCCCGGCGGCGATGCCTGGTTGAGCATCGACCGCGAGACCGGCTCGGTGGAATACGAATCCACCGCGCGCGGTTGGGTGTCGTACTTCAACGACCTGCACAAGGGCCGCAATGCCGGGCCGGCCTGGGGCTGGTTCCTGGACATCTTTGCCGTGGCCTGCCTGGTGTTCTGCATCACCGGCCTGTTCCTGCTGCACCTGCATGCCCGCCAGCGCCGCATGACCTGGCCGCTGGTCGGCGTGGGCCTGATGGTGCCGCTGCTCATCGCCCTGATCCTCATCCACTGA
- a CDS encoding sulfite reductase subunit alpha, with protein MSRAVLGNIAVGVLLVVLALLLLQLHLAEPWWLAAPLASHWRWAAGSLLAYAAFCGWLWWRGRTRDDATAGSDALLLVWASQTGFAQQLAERSAEALRAAGLSVRLRGLHQVDAELLQSSTRVLFIASTTGEGDAPDHALPFLRRVMPQSLKLPDLHYGVLALGDRSYGHFCGFGHQLDAWLRKHGAHPLFDTVEVDNADPAALRHWQQLLGQLGGNPTELPDWAPAQYQPWTLVHRGQVNVGSPGAATWRVDLVPADGVLTAWQAGDVVEIGPQHAPAEVDAWLQTHGRDGARLIEGEPLRTHLARSHLPQLPESVPADDAALVASLKPLPHREYSIASTAAEGQVTLLLRRLLRPDGTPGLGSGWLCDYAEPGGRIDLRFRSNPNFHAPPQDAPLILIGNGTGIAGLRAHLQARVDAGAQSNWLLFGERTAAHDFHFGDDLLRWQREGFIAPLDAVFSRDGGEHRYVQDRLAAQLDTLRQWVREGATILVCGSLQGMAPAVDAVIEQALGREGKEALIIAGRYRRDVY; from the coding sequence GTGAGCCGCGCCGTACTGGGCAATATCGCCGTCGGCGTGCTGCTCGTAGTTCTGGCATTGCTGCTGCTGCAGCTGCACCTGGCCGAGCCGTGGTGGCTGGCAGCGCCACTGGCCTCGCACTGGCGCTGGGCCGCCGGCAGTCTGCTTGCCTATGCGGCCTTCTGCGGCTGGCTGTGGTGGCGCGGGCGCACGCGCGACGACGCCACCGCCGGCAGCGATGCCCTGCTGCTTGTCTGGGCCAGCCAGACTGGTTTTGCCCAGCAGCTGGCCGAACGCAGCGCTGAAGCCCTGCGCGCAGCCGGCTTGTCGGTACGGCTGCGCGGCCTGCACCAGGTGGACGCAGAACTGCTTCAATCCAGCACGCGCGTGCTGTTCATTGCCAGCACCACCGGCGAGGGTGACGCACCGGACCATGCGCTGCCGTTCCTGCGCAGGGTGATGCCACAGTCGTTGAAGCTGCCTGATCTGCACTACGGCGTGCTGGCGCTGGGCGATCGCAGTTACGGCCACTTCTGCGGGTTCGGTCACCAGCTGGATGCATGGCTGCGCAAGCACGGTGCACACCCGCTGTTCGATACCGTTGAAGTAGACAACGCCGACCCGGCCGCGCTGCGCCACTGGCAGCAGTTGCTGGGCCAGCTGGGTGGCAACCCGACCGAACTGCCGGACTGGGCCCCGGCGCAATACCAGCCATGGACGTTGGTGCACCGCGGACAGGTCAATGTCGGCAGCCCCGGCGCCGCCACCTGGCGGGTTGATCTGGTGCCCGCAGACGGTGTGCTGACCGCTTGGCAGGCCGGCGACGTTGTCGAGATCGGCCCGCAGCATGCACCGGCCGAGGTCGATGCGTGGCTGCAGACCCACGGCCGCGACGGCGCACGACTGATCGAGGGCGAGCCATTGCGCACGCACCTCGCCCGCTCACATCTACCGCAACTGCCCGAGTCGGTCCCGGCGGATGATGCGGCGCTGGTGGCCTCGCTGAAGCCGCTGCCGCATCGCGAGTACTCCATCGCCAGCACCGCCGCAGAAGGCCAGGTCACGCTGCTGCTGCGCCGCCTGCTGCGCCCGGATGGCACGCCGGGGCTGGGCAGTGGCTGGTTGTGCGACTACGCCGAACCGGGTGGACGCATTGACCTGCGCTTCCGCTCCAATCCGAACTTCCATGCGCCGCCGCAGGATGCACCGTTGATTCTGATCGGCAACGGCACCGGCATCGCCGGCCTGCGCGCCCACCTGCAGGCGCGGGTGGACGCCGGTGCGCAAAGCAACTGGCTGCTGTTTGGCGAGCGCACCGCCGCGCATGATTTCCATTTTGGCGACGACTTGCTGCGCTGGCAGCGCGAAGGTTTCATCGCGCCGCTGGATGCGGTGTTCAGTCGTGATGGTGGTGAACATCGCTATGTGCAGGATCGGCTGGCCGCGCAGCTGGACACGCTGCGGCAGTGGGTGCGGGAAGGGGCGACGATTCTGGTGTGCGGCAGTTTGCAGGGCATGGCACCGGCCGTGGACGCGGTGATCGAGCAGGCACTTGGGCGCGAGGGCAAGGAAGCGTTGATCATCGCCGGGCGTTATCGGCGCGACGTCTACTAG
- a CDS encoding catecholate siderophore receptor Fiu, with protein sequence MIKSRKHASPSRSATGLATASLVAGLSLATMPLAAQADANDPAKTLDQIDVHAVRGYKAEKLSSPKFTQSLQDTPQTVQVITSDLFNQQGATTLTEALRNSPGVGTFYVGENGNTNTGDSIFMRGFDTSSSIFVDGVRDLGSISRDVFNTEQVEVSKGPAGTDNGRSAPTGAINMVSKQANLHDSLAGTVSVGTDDQARTTADWNQTLGATSALRLNAMWQDNDQPGRDHVTNKRWGIAPSLGFGLGTNTRYYLNLLYVDQDNIPDGGVPTLGLPGWTPQPTLEQLAGHPVDPENFYGTRADHDDVTAKMATFRFEHDFNDNVRLTNTARWGRTEQDYLLTAFMGTGSRGANGAPTGNIRYTDRNNLDTYTIARSLPTFKDQENTILTDQLNLRADFATGAVRHTLSTGLEFTREELESFGQAATGGTTWSAANLYNPDWNATGLTWAHNGANSYGKTTTSSVYLFDTLAFGDSFLVTAGLRADHYKTEYESASVCGGRGPACGSNPAGTVIANPSLEHSDTLFNWKLGAVYKVGSVVSLYANYAISQQPPGGSNFALSSSASSADNPRLDPQKAKTFEVGTKWAFLDDALAFNVALFKTEVSNEINTQVLDDAGNPTQTGKKSVQGIEVSTVGRITDNWSVSAGYSHLDTEVEEGANVAADGTRNLTYTPGETFTGWTTYVLPFGLTVGGGVRYAGQMHRGTDGAVGTPAFTKSYTVYDAVISYAFNDRLSLRLNGYNLFDKNYVAAINKSGYRYTPGAPRSFLLSADYRF encoded by the coding sequence ATGATCAAGAGCCGCAAGCACGCCTCCCCGTCCCGCAGCGCCACCGGCCTGGCCACCGCCAGCCTGGTCGCCGGCCTGAGCCTCGCCACCATGCCGCTGGCCGCCCAGGCCGACGCCAACGATCCGGCCAAGACCCTCGACCAGATCGACGTGCACGCCGTGCGCGGCTACAAGGCCGAGAAGCTGTCCTCGCCCAAGTTCACCCAGAGCCTGCAGGACACCCCGCAGACCGTGCAGGTGATCACCAGCGACCTGTTCAACCAGCAGGGTGCCACCACCCTGACCGAAGCGCTGCGCAACAGCCCGGGCGTGGGCACCTTCTATGTCGGTGAGAACGGCAACACCAACACCGGCGACAGCATCTTCATGCGTGGCTTCGACACCTCCAGCAGCATCTTCGTGGATGGCGTGCGCGACCTCGGCTCGATCTCGCGCGATGTGTTCAACACCGAGCAGGTGGAAGTGAGCAAGGGCCCGGCCGGCACCGACAACGGCCGTTCCGCGCCGACCGGTGCGATCAACATGGTCAGCAAGCAGGCCAACCTGCACGATTCGCTGGCCGGCACCGTCTCGGTCGGCACTGACGACCAGGCACGCACCACCGCGGACTGGAACCAGACCCTGGGCGCGACCAGCGCGCTGCGCCTGAACGCCATGTGGCAGGACAACGATCAACCCGGCCGCGACCACGTCACCAACAAGCGCTGGGGCATCGCGCCGTCGCTGGGCTTCGGCCTGGGTACCAACACCCGCTACTACCTGAACCTGTTGTACGTCGACCAGGACAACATTCCCGACGGCGGCGTGCCGACCCTGGGCCTGCCCGGCTGGACCCCTCAGCCGACACTGGAACAGCTGGCCGGGCACCCGGTGGATCCGGAAAACTTCTACGGCACCCGCGCCGACCACGACGATGTCACCGCGAAGATGGCCACGTTCCGCTTCGAGCATGACTTCAACGATAACGTGCGCCTGACCAACACCGCACGCTGGGGCCGCACCGAGCAGGACTACCTGCTGACCGCTTTCATGGGCACCGGCAGCCGCGGGGCCAACGGCGCACCGACCGGCAACATCCGCTACACCGACCGCAACAACCTGGACACCTACACGATCGCGCGCAGCCTGCCGACCTTCAAGGACCAGGAAAACACCATCCTCACCGATCAGCTCAACCTGCGTGCCGATTTCGCTACCGGTGCAGTGCGTCACACCCTGAGCACCGGCCTGGAGTTCACCCGCGAAGAACTGGAAAGCTTCGGGCAGGCCGCCACCGGCGGCACCACCTGGTCGGCCGCCAACCTGTACAACCCGGACTGGAACGCCACCGGCCTGACCTGGGCGCACAACGGTGCCAACAGCTACGGCAAGACTACCACCTCGTCGGTGTATCTGTTCGACACCCTGGCGTTCGGTGACAGCTTCCTGGTGACCGCCGGCCTGCGTGCGGACCACTACAAGACCGAGTACGAAAGCGCCTCGGTGTGCGGCGGCCGCGGCCCGGCTTGCGGCAGCAACCCGGCCGGCACGGTCATCGCCAACCCGTCGCTGGAACACTCGGACACGCTGTTCAACTGGAAGCTGGGCGCGGTGTACAAGGTGGGCAGCGTGGTCAGCCTGTACGCCAACTACGCCATCTCGCAGCAGCCACCGGGCGGCAGCAACTTCGCCCTGAGCAGCTCGGCCAGCAGCGCCGACAACCCGCGCCTGGACCCGCAGAAGGCCAAGACCTTTGAAGTGGGCACCAAGTGGGCGTTCCTGGATGACGCGCTGGCCTTCAACGTCGCGCTGTTCAAGACCGAGGTCAGCAACGAGATCAACACCCAGGTGCTGGACGACGCCGGCAACCCGACCCAGACCGGCAAGAAGTCGGTGCAGGGCATTGAGGTGTCGACCGTCGGCCGCATCACCGACAACTGGTCGGTGTCGGCGGGCTACAGCCACCTCGACACCGAAGTGGAAGAAGGCGCGAACGTGGCCGCCGACGGCACCCGCAACCTGACCTACACCCCGGGTGAAACCTTCACCGGCTGGACCACCTACGTGCTGCCGTTCGGGCTGACCGTGGGCGGTGGCGTGCGCTATGCCGGGCAGATGCACCGTGGCACCGATGGCGCGGTAGGCACGCCGGCGTTCACCAAGTCGTACACGGTGTACGACGCCGTGATCTCGTACGCCTTCAATGACCGCCTGTCGCTGCGTTTGAACGGCTACAACCTGTTCGACAAGAACTACGTGGCCGCGATCAACAAGAGCGGGTACCGTTACACCCCGGGCGCGCCACGCAGCTTCCTGCTCAGCGCGGATTACCGCTTCTAA
- a CDS encoding TonB-dependent receptor domain-containing protein, whose translation MAQRHRRRTSLSRCSLSIALLSALSAPAFAAADVAGDPKTLDQVVVTASGFEQKITDAPASISVVSREELSKRPYTSLVDALRDVEGIDVGMETTDKNGRATISMRGMPSEYTLVLIDGRRQSNVGQLYPNNFGGGQFAYLPPLDAIERIEVVRGPMSTLYGSDAMGGVINIITRRNQDSWHGSITQGFTVQQDDQFGDARTTDVYLTGPLVKERLDLAVRGSYYDAKASNPEWDALTLPDGTLWERSIGFGGGGKAVANTNWNTGVRLAFHINDDHDLSLDYDVSRQKYDNSEGQTGTLDSAASLWRVGNATLPNPNGTGTITRRVVQPRVGYTAYQRYERDQLALSHTGRYGFGTWQTTLTHTTSNNLGRSLPLTLDERADLQTLWNDVCRRTGAANYCAAGRGNALTALNADEAARLNAFLPRPLRTMELEGYVLDTMLDMSFGAHKLTVGGQYNDTDMIDGVFGMDGAGYRDNVKQQHRMWSVFAEDNWALTDALTATVGVRYDDHNIFGSHVSPRAYLVWNASDAWTFKGGVSTGYKTPRPDQLFPGVTGFGGQGVLPLVGSPNLQPETSTNYEIASYYEGERWGFNITGFLNKFDDKIASGGTFPNCEVAPAGSGYCVDVGPGWAALGYSTFSQSVNIDKAETRGVEAAAHVDLLDSLQLRGNYTYTKSEQTSGVDKGKPVGGSTTPAKHMANASLNWQINDAVSLSLIGEGRYDRYRDTLVTNVGGVATSQVRYYEDYTIFHLGGSWNINQWLTLNARVNNLFDKDFVSQSCVLISDSEFNCVDDYATKDQRRSYWISLNAKF comes from the coding sequence ATGGCCCAGCGCCATCGTCGTCGCACGTCCCTGTCCCGCTGCTCGCTGAGCATCGCCCTGCTCAGCGCACTGAGCGCTCCTGCCTTCGCTGCCGCCGATGTCGCCGGTGATCCCAAGACCCTGGACCAGGTGGTCGTCACCGCCTCGGGCTTCGAACAGAAGATCACCGACGCCCCGGCCAGCATCAGCGTGGTCAGCCGCGAAGAACTGAGCAAGCGCCCGTACACCAGCCTGGTCGACGCCCTGCGCGACGTGGAAGGCATCGACGTCGGCATGGAAACCACCGACAAGAACGGCCGCGCCACCATCTCGATGCGCGGCATGCCGTCCGAATACACCCTGGTGCTGATCGACGGTCGCCGCCAGAGCAACGTTGGCCAGCTGTACCCGAACAACTTCGGCGGCGGCCAGTTCGCCTACCTGCCGCCGCTGGATGCGATTGAACGCATCGAAGTGGTGCGCGGCCCGATGTCCACGCTGTACGGCTCTGACGCCATGGGCGGGGTGATCAACATCATCACCCGCCGCAACCAGGACAGCTGGCACGGTTCGATCACCCAGGGTTTCACCGTGCAGCAGGACGACCAGTTCGGCGACGCGCGCACCACCGACGTGTACCTGACCGGCCCACTGGTGAAGGAGCGCCTGGACCTGGCCGTGCGCGGCAGCTACTACGACGCCAAAGCCTCGAACCCGGAATGGGACGCGCTGACCCTGCCGGATGGCACGCTGTGGGAACGCAGCATCGGCTTCGGTGGCGGCGGCAAGGCGGTGGCCAACACCAACTGGAACACCGGCGTGCGCCTGGCCTTCCACATCAATGACGACCACGACCTGTCGCTGGACTACGACGTCTCGCGCCAGAAGTACGACAACAGCGAAGGCCAGACTGGCACCCTGGACAGCGCCGCCAGCCTGTGGCGCGTGGGCAACGCCACCCTTCCGAACCCGAACGGCACCGGCACCATCACCCGCCGCGTGGTGCAGCCGCGCGTGGGTTACACCGCCTACCAGCGCTACGAGCGCGACCAGCTGGCGCTGAGCCACACCGGGCGCTATGGCTTCGGCACCTGGCAGACCACGCTGACCCACACCACCAGTAACAACCTGGGCCGGTCGCTGCCGCTGACCCTGGACGAGCGCGCCGACCTGCAGACCCTGTGGAACGACGTCTGCCGCCGTACCGGCGCAGCCAACTACTGTGCGGCGGGTCGGGGCAACGCGCTGACCGCGCTCAATGCTGACGAAGCCGCGCGTCTGAACGCGTTCCTGCCGCGCCCGCTGCGCACCATGGAACTGGAAGGCTACGTGCTCGACACCATGCTGGACATGAGCTTCGGCGCGCACAAGCTGACCGTCGGTGGCCAGTACAACGACACCGACATGATTGACGGCGTGTTCGGCATGGACGGTGCCGGCTACCGTGACAATGTGAAGCAGCAGCACCGCATGTGGTCGGTGTTCGCCGAGGACAACTGGGCGCTTACCGACGCGCTGACTGCCACCGTGGGCGTGCGCTACGACGACCACAACATCTTCGGCAGCCATGTCAGCCCGCGCGCCTACCTGGTGTGGAATGCCAGCGACGCGTGGACCTTCAAGGGTGGCGTCAGCACCGGCTACAAGACCCCGCGTCCGGATCAGCTGTTCCCCGGCGTGACCGGCTTCGGTGGCCAGGGCGTGCTGCCGCTGGTGGGTTCGCCGAACCTGCAGCCGGAAACCAGCACCAACTATGAAATCGCCTCGTACTACGAGGGCGAGCGCTGGGGCTTCAATATCACCGGCTTCCTCAACAAGTTCGACGACAAGATCGCCAGCGGCGGCACCTTCCCGAACTGCGAAGTGGCCCCGGCCGGCAGCGGCTACTGCGTGGACGTCGGCCCGGGCTGGGCGGCGCTGGGCTACAGCACCTTCAGCCAGAGCGTGAACATCGACAAGGCTGAAACCCGCGGCGTGGAAGCGGCGGCGCATGTGGATCTGCTAGACAGCCTGCAGCTGCGCGGCAACTACACGTACACGAAGTCCGAGCAGACCAGTGGCGTGGACAAGGGCAAGCCGGTCGGCGGCAGCACCACCCCGGCCAAGCACATGGCCAATGCCAGCCTGAACTGGCAGATCAATGACGCGGTGAGCCTGTCGCTGATCGGCGAAGGCCGCTATGACCGGTATCGCGACACGCTGGTGACCAATGTGGGTGGGGTGGCCACTTCGCAGGTGCGTTACTACGAGGACTACACGATCTTCCACCTGGGCGGCAGCTGGAACATCAACCAGTGGCTGACCTTGAATGCACGGGTGAACAACCTGTTCGACAAGGATTTCGTCTCGCAGTCGTGTGTGTTGATCAGCGACAGCGAGTTCAACTGCGTGGATGATTACGCGACCAAGGACCAGCGTCGTAGTTATTGGATTTCGTTGAACGCGAAGTTCTGA
- a CDS encoding HutD/Ves family protein, translating to MSESSVLGASTRVIPSFEYRRERWRNGLGWTREILRVPDSEDWQVRLSIAEIEQDAAFSAFPGVERELVLLRGEGVRLRFADGRVHTLLPPHDRVRFAGEEAITGELIDGVTHDFNLMWKRDALRAELLHRPLVGSMFFFTEPGTAWAVHLLAGQAEFEGEDGLPAMAAGDTAWLAAGERRRYALSGGGELLAIRLDA from the coding sequence ATGAGCGAATCTTCCGTGCTGGGCGCGAGCACCCGCGTCATTCCTTCGTTTGAATACCGCCGCGAGCGCTGGCGCAACGGCCTGGGCTGGACGCGGGAGATTCTGCGCGTGCCGGACAGCGAGGACTGGCAGGTGCGACTGTCGATTGCGGAGATTGAACAGGACGCGGCGTTCTCTGCGTTCCCGGGAGTAGAGCGCGAACTGGTGCTGCTACGCGGGGAGGGGGTGCGGTTGCGCTTCGCCGATGGGCGTGTGCATACGTTGTTGCCGCCGCATGATCGAGTGCGATTTGCCGGTGAGGAGGCCATAACCGGCGAGCTGATCGATGGGGTGACCCATGATTTCAATCTGATGTGGAAGCGCGATGCGCTGCGTGCGGAGCTGCTGCATCGGCCGCTGGTGGGCAGCATGTTCTTCTTCACCGAGCCGGGGACGGCGTGGGCGGTGCATCTGCTGGCCGGGCAGGCGGAGTTTGAAGGTGAGGACGGCCTGCCGGCGATGGCGGCGGGGGATACCGCGTGGTTGGCAGCGGGGGAGCGTCGGCGCTATGCGTTGAGTGGGGGCGGGGAGTTGTTGGCGATCCGGTTGGATGCGTAG
- a CDS encoding Fe2+-dependent dioxygenase: protein MLLHVPNVLRPDELAHLQQALAAADWTDGRETVGVQGAQVKRNDQLPDASPLKAELGRIVLAALERHPLFFAAALPLRILPPRFNRYQGGGEYGFHVDGAVMRQQLDGQLTHLRSDVSCTLFLADPESYDGGELIISDTYGEHEVKLPAGDLVLYPSSSLHKVSAVTRGARVASFFWVQSMVRDDSQRRALLEMDTAIETLRVTGADASAVLQLTGVYHNLLRRWSET from the coding sequence ATGCTCCTGCACGTTCCGAACGTTCTGCGCCCCGACGAACTGGCCCATCTGCAGCAGGCCCTGGCCGCTGCTGACTGGACCGACGGCCGCGAAACGGTCGGCGTGCAGGGAGCGCAGGTCAAACGCAACGACCAGTTGCCGGATGCATCCCCGCTCAAGGCCGAGCTGGGGCGCATCGTGCTGGCGGCGCTGGAACGGCATCCGCTGTTCTTCGCCGCCGCACTGCCGCTGCGGATCCTGCCGCCGCGCTTCAACCGCTACCAGGGCGGCGGCGAATATGGCTTTCATGTCGATGGCGCAGTGATGCGCCAGCAGCTGGATGGCCAGCTCACCCACCTGCGTTCGGATGTGTCGTGCACGCTGTTCCTGGCCGATCCCGAAAGCTACGACGGCGGTGAACTGATCATCAGCGACACCTATGGCGAGCATGAAGTGAAGCTGCCGGCCGGTGACCTGGTGCTGTATCCGTCCAGCAGCCTGCACAAGGTCAGCGCGGTCACCCGCGGTGCGCGGGTGGCGTCGTTCTTCTGGGTGCAGAGCATGGTGCGCGACGACAGCCAGCGGCGGGCGCTGCTGGAGATGGATACGGCGATTGAAACCCTGCGCGTCACCGGGGCGGATGCGTCGGCGGTGCTGCAGTTGACCGGGGTGTATCACAACCTGCTGAGGCGCTGGAGCGAGACGTAG
- a CDS encoding DUF4198 domain-containing protein, translating to MKRSLVLAAALAAALPFSALAHKAWLLPSQTVIAGNNPAITVDAAVSNDLFYFNHVPLRLESIVITAPDGTTVQPQNGSTGKFRSVFDLELTQQGTYRLASVNSGLSATWEENGQPKRWRGTPATFATEVPKKAKKLQVAQSVNRVETFVTNGTPNDTALKPTKQGIELVAVGHPNDLAAGEAAKFRILVDGKPRAGLAVEIVRGGTRYRNAQDEIKVTTDKKGEFSVTWPEAGMYWLETSSEDKKTSLKPAKTRRLNYVATLEVLPQ from the coding sequence ATGAAGCGCTCGCTTGTCCTAGCCGCCGCCCTGGCTGCCGCACTTCCGTTCTCCGCCTTGGCTCACAAGGCGTGGCTGCTGCCCTCGCAGACCGTGATCGCCGGCAACAACCCGGCCATCACCGTCGATGCGGCGGTGTCCAATGACCTGTTCTACTTCAACCACGTGCCGCTGCGCCTGGAAAGCATCGTCATCACCGCTCCCGACGGCACCACCGTGCAGCCGCAGAACGGCTCCACCGGCAAGTTCCGCAGCGTGTTCGACCTGGAGCTGACCCAGCAGGGCACCTACCGCCTGGCCTCGGTCAACAGCGGGCTGTCGGCGACGTGGGAAGAGAACGGCCAGCCCAAGCGCTGGCGCGGCACCCCGGCCACCTTCGCCACCGAAGTGCCGAAGAAGGCCAAGAAGCTGCAGGTCGCGCAGTCGGTGAACCGGGTGGAAACCTTCGTCACCAACGGCACCCCGAACGACACCGCACTGAAGCCAACCAAGCAGGGCATCGAGCTGGTGGCGGTCGGTCACCCGAACGACCTCGCCGCCGGTGAAGCGGCGAAGTTCCGCATTCTGGTCGACGGCAAGCCGCGCGCCGGCCTGGCCGTGGAAATCGTCCGCGGCGGTACGCGTTACCGCAACGCGCAGGACGAGATCAAAGTGACCACCGACAAGAAGGGCGAGTTCTCGGTCACGTGGCCGGAAGCTGGCATGTACTGGCTGGAAACCAGCAGCGAAGACAAGAAGACCTCGCTGAAGCCGGCGAAGACGCGTCGGTTGAATTACGTCGCGACGCTTGAGGTTTTGCCGCAGTAA
- a CDS encoding FAD:protein FMN transferase yields the protein MTFASPDIARLGGHTMGTTWQVTLVATPSRDLHPLHAGIQAQLDTVVAQMSTWEAGSDISRFNAAPAGTALSVPEPFGHVLRAALDIAARSGGAFDPTVGPLVALWGFGAHAHARRVPDISLLDATRARCGWQRLSLQGEQLTQPGGLELDLSAIAKGFAVDAVSAWLRTQDISAALVEVGGELYGYGSKPDGQPWRVLVESEPEADAAANHPPRVLALNDLAVATSGDRWHHYAADGVQYSHTLDPRTGSPVTRAAAAVTVVADDAMHADGWATALTVMGREQGLAFAGEHNLAARFVTRTADGIEEHLSPAFQRLLDAQQAAA from the coding sequence ATGACCTTCGCTTCCCCCGACATCGCGCGTCTTGGTGGCCACACCATGGGCACCACCTGGCAGGTCACGCTGGTGGCCACGCCCAGCCGCGACCTGCACCCGCTGCATGCGGGCATCCAGGCGCAGCTGGATACGGTGGTGGCGCAGATGAGTACCTGGGAAGCCGGCAGCGATATCTCCCGCTTCAACGCCGCGCCTGCAGGCACCGCGTTATCGGTGCCCGAACCGTTCGGCCACGTGCTGCGTGCCGCACTGGATATCGCCGCGCGCAGCGGCGGTGCGTTTGATCCGACCGTCGGGCCTCTGGTCGCACTGTGGGGTTTCGGTGCCCATGCACATGCGCGGCGAGTGCCTGACATTTCCTTACTGGACGCCACCCGTGCACGCTGCGGCTGGCAACGACTTTCGCTGCAGGGCGAGCAGCTCACCCAACCCGGGGGGTTGGAGCTGGATCTTTCTGCCATCGCCAAAGGCTTCGCCGTGGATGCGGTCAGTGCCTGGCTGCGCACGCAGGACATCAGCGCGGCCCTGGTGGAAGTCGGCGGCGAACTGTACGGCTATGGCAGCAAGCCCGACGGCCAACCGTGGCGGGTGCTGGTGGAATCAGAACCCGAAGCCGATGCAGCCGCCAACCATCCGCCACGCGTGCTGGCGCTGAATGACCTCGCCGTCGCCACGTCGGGTGACCGCTGGCATCACTACGCCGCCGATGGCGTGCAGTACAGTCACACCCTGGACCCGCGCACGGGTTCACCGGTGACCCGTGCCGCGGCGGCGGTCACCGTCGTCGCCGACGACGCGATGCATGCCGATGGCTGGGCCACCGCCCTGACCGTGATGGGACGTGAGCAGGGTCTGGCCTTCGCCGGCGAACACAACCTCGCCGCACGCTTTGTCACCCGCACCGCAGACGGCATTGAAGAACACCTGAGCCCGGCGTTCCAGCGCCTGCTCGACGCACAGCAGGCGGCCGCGTGA
- a CDS encoding DUF2271 domain-containing protein, with protein sequence MRVTLTIALSGLLATSPAYATTLDINVEVPKLNVAEYHRPYVAVWLEGADQKVAANLSVWYQQSGNAEGHGTKWLPDLRQWWRKSGRTLTVPVDGVTGPTRPAGNHALSFSSQKADGRGPSLQSLAPGNYTLVVEAVREVGGRELLKIPFTWPATAPQSGKAQGSTELGLVTLSVKP encoded by the coding sequence ATGCGCGTTACCCTGACCATCGCCCTGAGCGGCCTGCTGGCCACCTCGCCGGCCTATGCCACCACCCTGGACATCAACGTCGAGGTGCCCAAGCTCAACGTGGCCGAATACCACCGCCCGTATGTCGCGGTGTGGCTGGAAGGGGCCGACCAGAAGGTCGCCGCCAATCTGTCGGTGTGGTACCAGCAGAGCGGCAACGCCGAGGGCCATGGCACCAAGTGGCTGCCGGACCTGCGCCAGTGGTGGCGCAAGAGCGGCCGCACGCTGACCGTGCCGGTTGATGGCGTCACCGGGCCGACACGTCCGGCCGGTAACCATGCGCTGTCGTTCTCTTCGCAGAAGGCCGACGGGCGTGGCCCGTCGCTACAGTCGCTGGCGCCGGGCAACTACACTCTGGTGGTGGAAGCCGTGCGTGAAGTCGGCGGCCGCGAACTGCTCAAGATCCCCTTCACCTGGCCGGCCACTGCTCCGCAGTCCGGAAAGGCGCAGGGCAGCACCGAACTGGGCCTGGTGACGCTGTCGGTCAAGCCCTGA